One genomic region from Uloborus diversus isolate 005 chromosome 2, Udiv.v.3.1, whole genome shotgun sequence encodes:
- the LOC129217806 gene encoding uncharacterized protein LOC129217806, translating into MSNKIACGFVQDAVKLVKAFAEEKNFDLNAFSVVWKKLNFSMIFLGRRNEKELLEYTRQIFRITLELFFENTENIYEHVGYLYLLFGLFRYQLPIIKPPIKVRVTLEHFDRIEKLRNDAEQNRNIHILFAIRYLICDGFDFIYSPTLMGPYLASHATYVNLSTEPPPLHTNDSFDLACKMQEDLETCFEELKIIKTDYEKGMKKLDLEKAPYAVTNNIPFQAFMDALEPYTPGSSTKGQDSVGNRRALIKVAAYNRLINRVKRSVSLRGRNGKARRPRKFPEDDKPTKIESAKQVVPAEPERRGGQKQERLFKKKYRFLEYEPLPKSSSSPRKKPATQKKQTNFSVQKEN; encoded by the coding sequence ATGAGTAATAAAATAGCATGTGGTTTTGTACAAGATGCAGTAAAGCTGGTAAAGGcctttgcagaagaaaaaaacttcgATCTGAATGCTTTTTCCGTTGTTtggaaaaagctaaatttttccATGATATTCCTAGGACGTCGTAATGAAAAAGAATTGTTAGAATATACTAGGCAAATCTTTCGTATaactttggaattatttttcgaaaataccGAAAACATATATGAGCATGTGGGATACCTGTACTTGCTGTTTGGACTTTTTCGATACCAACTACCAATAATAAAACCACCTATTAAGGTTCGTGTtactttggaacattttgatcGAATTGAAAAATTGCGTAATGATGCAGAACAAAATAGAAATATACATATACTCTTTGCCATTAGGTATTTGATTTGCGATGGTTTTGACTTCATTTACTCCCCAACGCTGATGGGACCTTATCTTGCCAGTCATGCCACATATGTGAATTTATCTACAGAACCACCACCACTACACACAAATGACTCATTTGATTTGGCTTGTAAGATGCAAGAAGATTTAGAGACATGCTTTGAGGAGTTGAAAATTATAAAGACAGATTATGAGAAAGGTATGAAAAAACTTGATCTGGAGAAAGCTCCATATGCGGTTACAAATAATATCCCGTTTCAAGCATTTATGGATGCCCTTGAACCATATACACCTGGTTCTAGTACGAAAGGTCAGGATTCTGTTGGGAACAGGAGGGCTTTAATAAAAGTTGCTGCATATAACAGGCTTATTAACAGAGTTAAAAGAAGTGTTTCTTTAAGAGGGAGGAATGGTAAAGCAAGACGACCAAGAAAATTCCCTGAAGATGACAAACCAACAAAGATTGAATCCGCAAAACAGGTGGTACCAGCAGAACCTGAAAGAAGGGGTGGTCAAAAACAAGAGAGACTGTTCAAAAAGAAGTATCGCTTCCTTGAATATGAGCCACTACCGAAGAGCTCTTCTTCACCTCGTAAAAAACCAGCGACACAGAAGAAACAGACTAATTTTTCAGTACAGAAAGAAAACTGA